A stretch of the Pongo pygmaeus isolate AG05252 chromosome 16, NHGRI_mPonPyg2-v2.0_pri, whole genome shotgun sequence genome encodes the following:
- the PYGO1 gene encoding pygopus homolog 1 isoform X2, which yields MSAEQEKDPISLKRVRGGDSGLDGLGGPGVQLGSPDKKKRKANTQGPSFPPLSEYAPPPNPNSDHLVAANPFDDNYNTISYKPLPSSNPYLGPGYPGFGGYSTFRMPPHVPPRMSSPYCGPYSLRNQPHPFPQNPLGIGFNRPHAFNFGPHDNSSFGNPSYNNALSQNVNMPNQHFRQNPAENFSQIPPQNASQVSNPDLASNFVPGNNSNFTSPLESNHSFIPPPNTFGQAKAPPPKQDFTQGATKNTNQNSSAHPPHLNMDDTVNQSNIELKNVNRNNAVNQENSRSSSTEATNNNHANGTQNKPRQPRGAADACTTEKSNKSSLHPNRHGHSSSDPVYPCGICTNEVNDDQDAILCEASCQKWFHRICTGMTETAYGLLTAEASAVWGCDTCMADKDVQLMRTRETFGPSAVGSDA from the exons gtggtgATAGTGGACTGGATGGGTTAGGAGGACCAGGTGTACAACTAGGAAGCCCAGATAAGAAAAAACGCAAGGCAAATACACAG GGACCTTCTTTTCCACCATTGTCTGAGTATGCTCCACCACCGAATCCAAACTCTGACCATCTAGTGGCTGCTAATCCATTTGATGACAACTATAATACTATTTCCTATAAACCACTACCTTCATCAAATCCATATCTTGGCCCTGGTTATCCTGGCTTTGGAGGCTATAGTACATTCAGAATGCCACCTCACGTTCCCCCAAGAATGTCTTCCCCATACTGCGGTCCTTACTCACTCAGGAACCAGCCACACCCATTTCCTCAGAATCCTCTGGGCATAGGTTTTAATCGACCTCATGCTTTTAACTTTGGGCCACATGATAATTCAAGTTTCGGTAATCCATCTTATAATAATGCACTAAGTCAGAATGTCAACATGCCTAATCAACATTTTAGACAAAATCCTGCTGAAAATTTCAGTCAAATTCCTCCACAGAATGCTAGCCAAGTTTCTAACCCCGATTTGGCATCTAATTTTGTTCctggaaataattcaaattttactTCTCCATTAGAATCtaatcattcttttattcctcccCCAAACACTTTTGGTCAAGCAAAAGCACCACCCCCAAAACAAGACTTTACTCAAGGAGCAACCAAAAACACTAATCAAAATTCCTCTGCTCATCCACCTCACTTGAATATGGATGACACAGTGAATCAGAGtaatattgaattaaaaaatgttaatcgAAATAATGCAGTAAATCAGGAGAACAGCCGTTCAAGTAGCACTGAAGCCACAAACAATAACCATGCAAATGGGACGCAGAATAAGCCACGACAACCAAGAGGTGCAGCAGATGCCTGCACCACTGAAAAAAGCAATAAATCTTCTCTTCACCCAAACCGTCATGGCCATTCATCTTCTGACCCAGTGTATCCTTGTGGAATTTGTACAAACGAGGTGAACGATGATCAGGATGCCATCTTATGTGAGGCCTCTTGTCAGAAATGGTTTCATCGGATCTGTACTGGAATGACTGAAACAGCTTATGGCCTCTTAACTGCAGAAGCATCTGCAGTATGGGGCTGTGATACCTGTATGGCTGACAAAGATGTCCAGTTAATGCGTACTAGAGAAACTTTTGGTCCATCTGCAGTAGGCAGTGATGCCTAA
- the PYGO1 gene encoding pygopus homolog 1 isoform X3 codes for MPAENSPAPAYKVSSHGGDSGLDGLGGPGVQLGSPDKKKRKANTQGPSFPPLSEYAPPPNPNSDHLVAANPFDDNYNTISYKPLPSSNPYLGPGYPGFGGYSTFRMPPHVPPRMSSPYCGPYSLRNQPHPFPQNPLGIGFNRPHAFNFGPHDNSSFGNPSYNNALSQNVNMPNQHFRQNPAENFSQIPPQNASQVSNPDLASNFVPGNNSNFTSPLESNHSFIPPPNTFGQAKAPPPKQDFTQGATKNTNQNSSAHPPHLNMDDTVNQSNIELKNVNRNNAVNQENSRSSSTEATNNNHANGTQNKPRQPRGAADACTTEKSNKSSLHPNRHGHSSSDPVYPCGICTNEVNDDQDAILCEASCQKWFHRICTGMTETAYGLLTAEASAVWGCDTCMADKDVQLMRTRETFGPSAVGSDA; via the exons gtggtgATAGTGGACTGGATGGGTTAGGAGGACCAGGTGTACAACTAGGAAGCCCAGATAAGAAAAAACGCAAGGCAAATACACAG GGACCTTCTTTTCCACCATTGTCTGAGTATGCTCCACCACCGAATCCAAACTCTGACCATCTAGTGGCTGCTAATCCATTTGATGACAACTATAATACTATTTCCTATAAACCACTACCTTCATCAAATCCATATCTTGGCCCTGGTTATCCTGGCTTTGGAGGCTATAGTACATTCAGAATGCCACCTCACGTTCCCCCAAGAATGTCTTCCCCATACTGCGGTCCTTACTCACTCAGGAACCAGCCACACCCATTTCCTCAGAATCCTCTGGGCATAGGTTTTAATCGACCTCATGCTTTTAACTTTGGGCCACATGATAATTCAAGTTTCGGTAATCCATCTTATAATAATGCACTAAGTCAGAATGTCAACATGCCTAATCAACATTTTAGACAAAATCCTGCTGAAAATTTCAGTCAAATTCCTCCACAGAATGCTAGCCAAGTTTCTAACCCCGATTTGGCATCTAATTTTGTTCctggaaataattcaaattttactTCTCCATTAGAATCtaatcattcttttattcctcccCCAAACACTTTTGGTCAAGCAAAAGCACCACCCCCAAAACAAGACTTTACTCAAGGAGCAACCAAAAACACTAATCAAAATTCCTCTGCTCATCCACCTCACTTGAATATGGATGACACAGTGAATCAGAGtaatattgaattaaaaaatgttaatcgAAATAATGCAGTAAATCAGGAGAACAGCCGTTCAAGTAGCACTGAAGCCACAAACAATAACCATGCAAATGGGACGCAGAATAAGCCACGACAACCAAGAGGTGCAGCAGATGCCTGCACCACTGAAAAAAGCAATAAATCTTCTCTTCACCCAAACCGTCATGGCCATTCATCTTCTGACCCAGTGTATCCTTGTGGAATTTGTACAAACGAGGTGAACGATGATCAGGATGCCATCTTATGTGAGGCCTCTTGTCAGAAATGGTTTCATCGGATCTGTACTGGAATGACTGAAACAGCTTATGGCCTCTTAACTGCAGAAGCATCTGCAGTATGGGGCTGTGATACCTGTATGGCTGACAAAGATGTCCAGTTAATGCGTACTAGAGAAACTTTTGGTCCATCTGCAGTAGGCAGTGATGCCTAA
- the PYGO1 gene encoding pygopus homolog 1 isoform X1 — protein sequence MVDKLFDVLLNLVCQYFIEDFHRCSSGGDSGLDGLGGPGVQLGSPDKKKRKANTQGPSFPPLSEYAPPPNPNSDHLVAANPFDDNYNTISYKPLPSSNPYLGPGYPGFGGYSTFRMPPHVPPRMSSPYCGPYSLRNQPHPFPQNPLGIGFNRPHAFNFGPHDNSSFGNPSYNNALSQNVNMPNQHFRQNPAENFSQIPPQNASQVSNPDLASNFVPGNNSNFTSPLESNHSFIPPPNTFGQAKAPPPKQDFTQGATKNTNQNSSAHPPHLNMDDTVNQSNIELKNVNRNNAVNQENSRSSSTEATNNNHANGTQNKPRQPRGAADACTTEKSNKSSLHPNRHGHSSSDPVYPCGICTNEVNDDQDAILCEASCQKWFHRICTGMTETAYGLLTAEASAVWGCDTCMADKDVQLMRTRETFGPSAVGSDA from the exons gtggtgATAGTGGACTGGATGGGTTAGGAGGACCAGGTGTACAACTAGGAAGCCCAGATAAGAAAAAACGCAAGGCAAATACACAG GGACCTTCTTTTCCACCATTGTCTGAGTATGCTCCACCACCGAATCCAAACTCTGACCATCTAGTGGCTGCTAATCCATTTGATGACAACTATAATACTATTTCCTATAAACCACTACCTTCATCAAATCCATATCTTGGCCCTGGTTATCCTGGCTTTGGAGGCTATAGTACATTCAGAATGCCACCTCACGTTCCCCCAAGAATGTCTTCCCCATACTGCGGTCCTTACTCACTCAGGAACCAGCCACACCCATTTCCTCAGAATCCTCTGGGCATAGGTTTTAATCGACCTCATGCTTTTAACTTTGGGCCACATGATAATTCAAGTTTCGGTAATCCATCTTATAATAATGCACTAAGTCAGAATGTCAACATGCCTAATCAACATTTTAGACAAAATCCTGCTGAAAATTTCAGTCAAATTCCTCCACAGAATGCTAGCCAAGTTTCTAACCCCGATTTGGCATCTAATTTTGTTCctggaaataattcaaattttactTCTCCATTAGAATCtaatcattcttttattcctcccCCAAACACTTTTGGTCAAGCAAAAGCACCACCCCCAAAACAAGACTTTACTCAAGGAGCAACCAAAAACACTAATCAAAATTCCTCTGCTCATCCACCTCACTTGAATATGGATGACACAGTGAATCAGAGtaatattgaattaaaaaatgttaatcgAAATAATGCAGTAAATCAGGAGAACAGCCGTTCAAGTAGCACTGAAGCCACAAACAATAACCATGCAAATGGGACGCAGAATAAGCCACGACAACCAAGAGGTGCAGCAGATGCCTGCACCACTGAAAAAAGCAATAAATCTTCTCTTCACCCAAACCGTCATGGCCATTCATCTTCTGACCCAGTGTATCCTTGTGGAATTTGTACAAACGAGGTGAACGATGATCAGGATGCCATCTTATGTGAGGCCTCTTGTCAGAAATGGTTTCATCGGATCTGTACTGGAATGACTGAAACAGCTTATGGCCTCTTAACTGCAGAAGCATCTGCAGTATGGGGCTGTGATACCTGTATGGCTGACAAAGATGTCCAGTTAATGCGTACTAGAGAAACTTTTGGTCCATCTGCAGTAGGCAGTGATGCCTAA